From the genome of Calliopsis andreniformis isolate RMS-2024a unplaced genomic scaffold, iyCalAndr_principal scaffold0022, whole genome shotgun sequence, one region includes:
- the Nd-b8 gene encoding NADH dehydrogenase (ubiquinone) B8 subunit, which produces MAAIKLGSHLKELRFLLCQTSKSSQGVRDFIQQQYVPLKRNNPQFPVLIRECSSIEPFLYARYEYGIEHCIPLQNLTSEEITKRVQELAAKKPK; this is translated from the exons ATGGCTGCAATCAAGTTGGGATCTCATTTAAAGGAATTACGATTTCTTTTATGTCAAACATCAAAATCTAGTCAAGGTGTTAG GGATTTTATTCAACAACAATATGTACCTCTTAAAAGAAATAATCCACAATTTCCAGTTTTAATCAGAGAATGTTCTTCAATTGAACCTTTCCTGTATGCACGATATG AGTATGGCATAGAACATTGTATTCCTTTGCAAAATTTGACATCTGAAGAAATAACTAAACGGGTTCAAGAACTTGCTGCTAAGAAACCCAAAtag
- the LOC143187207 gene encoding uncharacterized protein LOC143187207: MLVLDILSILGTSKNYLENNLLFLDDNIPLLTGKCLRNHLAHDNILVNVLFTDPPTAVIANAKKLLEENVITKKKKIGKLMKENISKLKDKYIQDLITITNQERMFISLEEGNMDNLQSCLKRGADINARSINLQTALHFAVKGPSLKVIQFVLDQNLNINAKDIHGQNLLHIAAAHGRKNILEFLIKNAGLCIDESDNNGNTPLHVAAEEGHKSIVEILLKNNANTETHNIFGLSPLHLAIRNNHIDVVKILIKDDVNVDSNQIIGGYTALHEAAEKGHLEIVNFLLQHKADINAKNEKNWMPLHAAVYCGHLAVVNTLLLKGADINTSVTDGCTALHYAVENGHEKIVDLLLMYGANVNAVDKTYNNTPLHYAAKDGYIGIVKALLKNGANANITTVDGLTSLHLAAQSGHLEIVTVLLKYGVDILFKDKYNVTLLHYIAQSGHQKIAEFLIRNGAEINAQDNNNLTPLHVAAQVGQKDIADLLIKNKAKVDAQDSIGFTPLHAAAKGGNENIIDLLIKNKAKVNVRSKSGTTPLCVAALNGYTDIVAFLIKNNAEVNNTISDQITPLHAAVMGGHKDTVNLLIRNKAQINVNSILGGTPLHMAISEGDQEITKILIANGANIHAIFNDCTPLEIAIKCNCKEIVKILLAHGANSNTEDMQLLSLAVFSGYKDIVQLLLKNKASVNKTLSNDNSTLLHIAATKGDTEIVSALIMKGADINTITTNNVTPLYLAAQEGHEEIVKLLIKNGANVNVASKEGISALHVAVANDHDNVVKILLNNNVNINFKDNKNRTALELGVAHGCLEAVKVLLQNKQVNINAKGNDDWTVLHIASQEKNLEMVKYLVHEGSNINAKNASGSKPIHIAAREGHKDIVEFFLSKGLSIDDCGTVDQTLLHYAAMKGSLEVVKYLIAQGANVNIQDVNGLTPMHIAANFGYTNITEVLLKNGAIYNVTDKFHRTPLAMALDENLINLLVSTEKLFNAVKHNNSIEVKNYIKAGAVVNAKNSDRRTSLYYAAWKGYDEIVVTLLQNNSDPNAVDNNGFTPLHYAAKFSHLKVVKVLLSNGAVYNSVSNNGKTPLDMTTNKTIVILLNRINQSFKNVKNGDSKVINDLDGIKDVDTIKAIMGARNRENKTLIVDAVHSNFPKVEQLKEILQDDVSSQIKMALTLSHYGDYQTALNIFKKVFEKRKEILGPDNPGTLDIQTHIANTLYVQGSYQDALNMLKDILQKQKEILGLNTKDTLNTRSTIALVLHRQGKDEEAFNLYQEIYQKQKEILGSNHTDTLNTQFHMALVLDRQGKYEEALDINRTIFKKRKKLLGEHNAATVSAQNNIAMVLCNQGKYEEALKIYEEVFEKKKMVFGINHSSTLRTLHNITQVLVSKNKYHEALKTYEEVLCIQKNVLGLNHPDTLNTQYNMANLFFKQGKWISTLKIFKEIFKRQEAVLGPHHPSVLDISEKIKVIYTKFKFEGNTESDLLHYLQKDINIAASDGNVHLVERLLQNGADINDKDADGRTVLHFAINNQHVDVVNILLKNGADITQVTHKDTKTTISDSTSLHVAAKNGFFEVVKSLLKYGATYNIENKEGKIPLDLTKEQRITNLLELIEKLFENAKEGNIQIIDKLRTIKQNNEDEFLAVINARNNQGKTLLQVVIVNKHKGIASKLLNMLKSLT, encoded by the exons ATGCTAGTTCTGGATATACTATCTATCTTAGGTACTTCCAAAAATTATCTGGAAAATAACCTACTATTTTTAGATGACAACATTCCTTTATTAACTGGAAAATGCTTGCGTAATCATTTAGCACACGATAACATTTTAGTTAATGTATTGTTTACTGATCCTCCAACGGCAGTCATTGCAAATGCTAAAAAACTTCTTGAAGAAAATGTAATaacaaagaagaaaaaaattggCAAGTTAATGAAAGAAAATATTTCCAAGTTGAAAGATAAATACATTCAAGATCTTATTACTATTACTAATCAAGAAAGAATGTTCATTAGCTTGGAAGAAGGAAATATGGATAATTTACAAAGTTGTCTAAAAAGGGGAGCAGATATTAATGCCAGAAGTATTAACTTACAGACCGCATTGCATTTTGCTGTTAAAGGACCTAGCCTTAAAGTTATACAATTTGTTCTTGAtcagaatttaaatattaatgctAAAGATATTCATGGTCAAAACTTATTGCATATTGCTGCTGCACACGGacgaaaaaatattttagaatttttaataaaaaatgccGGTTTATGTATTGATGAGTCAGATAATAATGGTAACACCCCATTACATGTTGCAGCTGAAGAAGGTCACAAGAGTATTgttgaaattttattaaaaaataatgctAATACTGAAACCCACAATATATTTGGTCTTTCACCATTACATTTGGCAATAAGGAATAACCATATAGATGTTGTTAAAATTTTAATCAAAGATGATGTGAATGTTGACAGTAATCAAATTATAGGTGGTTATACTGCGTTACATGAAGCTGCAGAGAAAGGTCATCTAGAGATAGTTAACTTTTTACTTCAACATAAAGCAGATATTAAtgctaaaaatgaaaaaaattggaTGCCATTACATGCAGCAGTATATTGTGGCCATTTAGCAGTAGTGAACACTTTACTTCTAAAAGGAGCTGATATTAATACTAGTGTTACAGATGGCTGTACAGCATTACATTATGCAGTAGAAAATGGTCATGAAAAAATAGTTGATCTTCTTTTGATGTATGGAGCTAATGTTAATGCTGTTGATAAGACCTATAATAACACACCTTTACATTATGCTGCAAAAGATGGATACATAGGAATTGTTAAGGCTTTACTGAAAAATGGAGCTAATGCTAATATAACCACTGTTGATGGTCTAACTTCTTTACATTTGGCAGCACAAAGTGGTCACTTAGAAATAGTCACTGTTCTTCTGAAATATGGCGTTGATATTCTTTTCAAAGACAAATATAATGTCACACTATTGCATTATATAGCACAGAGTGGTCATCAGAAAATTGCTGAATTTTTAATAAGAAATGGAGCAGAAATTAATGCAcaagataataataatttaacacCATTACATGTAGCTGCTCAGGTGGGCCAGAAAGATATTGCTGATctgttaataaaaaataaagctaAAGTTGACGCTCAAGATAGTATAGGTTTCACACCTTTACATGCAGCTGCTAAGGGTGGCAATGAAAATATTATTGATcttctaataaaaaataaagctaAAGTCAATGTTAGAAGCAAGAGTGGTACCACTCCATTATGTGTAGCTGCTTTAAATGGCTATACAGATATTGTTgcttttctaataaaaaataatgctgAAGTCAATAATACAATTAGTGATCAAATTACACCACTGCACGCAGCTGTTATGGGAGGCCACAAAGATACTGTTAATCTTTTAATAAGAAATAAAGCTCAAATTAATGTTAATAGTATTCTAGGTGGAACACCACTACACATGGCTATTTCAGAAGGTGATCAAGAAATCACCAAGATATTAATAGCAAATGGGGCCAATATTCATGCCATATTTAATGATTGCACACCATTAGAAATTGCTATTAAATGTAATTGCAAAGAAATTGTTAAAATATTGTTAGCACATGGAGCCAATAGTAATACAGAAGATATGCAACTTTTATCATTGGCAGTATTTAGTGGCTATAAAGATATTGTGCAACTTTTACTAAAAAACAAAGCATCAGTTAACAAAACCCTTTCGAATGACAATTCTACTTTATTGCATATTGCTGCTACAAAAGGTGATACAGAAATAGTTTCCGCACTAATTATGAAAGGAGCTGATATTAATACTATAACTACTAATAATGTAACACCGCTATATCTTGCAGCACAGGAAGGTCATGAAGAAATTGTTAAACTCCTCATAAAAAATGGGGCAAATGTTAATGTTGCATCTAAGGAAGGCATATCGGCTTTACATGTAGCAGTAGCAAATGATCACGATAATGTTGTGAAGATTTTACTaaataataatgtaaatattaatttcaaagACAATAAGAACAGAACAGCTTTAGAATTAGGAGTGGCACATGGTTGTTTAGAAGCAGTTAAAGTGTTACTACAAAACAAACAAGTGAACATTAATGCTAAGGGCAACGATGACTGGACAGTATTGCATATTGCTTCACAAGAAAAAAATCTAGAAATGGTAAAATATCTAGTACATGAAGGATCCAATATTAATGCTAAAAATGCTTCTGGTTCAAAACCTATACACATTGCAGCCAGAGAAGGTCACAAAGACATCGTAGAATTCTTCCTTAGtaagggattaagtattgatgactgtggtaCAGTTGATCAAACATTACTTCATTATGCTGCAATGAAAGGTTCTTTAGAAGTTGTAAAGTATTTGATAGCACAAGGTGCAAACGTAAATATTCAGGATGTTAATGGGTTGACTCCTATGCATATAGCTGCTAATTTTGGTTACACAAATATTACtgaagttttattaaaaaatggcgCAATTTACAATGTCACTGACAAATTTCATAGAACACCATTAGCAATGGCTTTAGACGAAAATCTTATTAATCTATTAGTATCAACTGAGAAATTGTTTAATGCTGTTAAACACAATAATTCTATAGAAGTTAAAAATTATATCAAAGCAGGAGCAGTGGTTAATGCTAAAAATTCTGATAGAAGAACATCATTATACTATGCTGCATGGAAAGGCTATGATGAAATTGTTGTTACTCTGTTGCAAAATAACTCTGATCCTAATGCAGTTGATAACAATGGATTTACACCTCTACATTATGCTGCTAAGTTTTCTCATCTAAAAGTTGTGAAGGTTTTATTAAGCAATGGTGCAGTATATAATAGTGTTTCCAATAATGGTAAAACACCCTTAGATATGACTACAAATAAAACCATAGTTATCTTACTAAACCGGATAAATCAGTCGTTCAAGAATGTTAAAAATGGTGATTCAAAAGTGATTAATGATCTCGATGGAATAAAAGATGTTGATACAATTAAAGCAATCATGGGTGCTCGTAACAGAGAAAATAAAACACTCATAGTTGATGCAGTGCATAGTAACTTTCCGAAAGTTGAACAATTGAAAGAGATATTACAAGATGATGTATCCAGTCAGATTAAAATGGCTTTAACGCTCAGTCATTATGGTGATTACCAAActgctttaaatatttttaaaaaggtatttgaaaaaagaaaagaaatactAGGACCAGATAATCCTGGAACTTTAGATATTCAAACACACATAGCTAATACACTATATGTACAAGGGTCCTACCAAGATGCTTTAAATATGCTCAAAGATATTTTACAGAAACAGAAAGAGATATTAGGATTAAATACAAAGGATACTTTAAATACCAGAAGTACAATAGCTTTAGTACTGCATAGGCAGGGAAAAGATGAGGAAGCTTTTAACCTTTATCAAGAAATATATCAGAAGCAGAAAGAAATCCTGGGATCAAATCATACAGATAcattaaatactcaatttcacaTGGCTTTGGTTTTAGACAGGCAAGGAAAATATGAAGAAGCTTTGGATATCAAcagaacaatttttaaaaagagGAAGAAACTATTAGGTGAACATAATGCTGCCACAGTGAGTGCTCAAAATAATATAGCAATGGTATTGTGTAATCAGGGTAAATATGAAGAAGCATTAAAAATTTATGAGGAAGTGTTTGAGAAGAAAAAAATGGTTTTTGGCATCAATCACTCTAGTACCTTAAGAACGTTACATAACATTACTCAAGTACTTGTTAGTAAAAACAAATATCATGAAGCTTTGAAAACTTATGAAGAAGTTTTATGTATTCAGAAAAATGTACTGGGTTTAAATCATCCTGATACCTTAAACACTCAATACAATATGGCAAATCTTTTTTTCAAGCAAGGAAAGTGGATAAGTacacttaaaatctttaaagaaatttttaaaaGACAAGAAGCTGTTCTTGGACCACATCATCCTAGTGTATTAGATATTTcggaaaaaataaaagtaatataTACAAAGTTTAAGTTTGAGGGCAACACAGAATCTGATCTTCTGCACTATCTGCAGAAAGATATTAATATTGCTGCTAGTGATGGTAATGTACATCTTGTTGAGCGTTTATTGCAAAATGGAGCTGATATCAATGACAAAGATGCTGATGGACGAACTGTATTACATTTTGCTATTAACAATCAACATGTAGATGTTGTTAATATTCTACTAAAAAATGGAGCTGATATTACTCAAGTTACTCATAAGG ATACCAAAACTACTATTAGTGATTCTACATCATTACATGTTGCAGCTAAGAATGGTTTCTTTGAAGTTGTAAAATCTTTATTAAAGTATGGTGCAACTTATAACATTGAGAACAAAGAAGGTAAAATACCTCTTGATCTTACCAAGGAACAACGTATTACTAATTTGTTGGAACTAATtgagaaattatttgaaaatgcaaAAGAAGGTAATATTCAAATTATTGACAAGCTCAGAACAATAAAGCAAAACAATGAAGATGAGTTTCTAGCTGTAATAAATGCTCGTAATAACCAAGGAAAAACATTATTACAAGTGGTTATAGTTAATAAACATAAGGGTATTGCAAGTAAATTATTAAACATGTTAAAAAGTTTAACGTAA